The Negativicutes bacterium genome contains a region encoding:
- the scfA gene encoding six-cysteine ranthipeptide SCIFF has translation MKRIQTLDTRDLTASAKDGGCGECQTSCQSACKTSCGIANQPCENKDK, from the coding sequence ATGAAAAGAATTCAAACTTTGGATACCCGCGATTTGACTGCCAGTGCCAAAGACGGCGGCTGCGGCGAATGCCAAACGTCCTGCCAGTCTGCCTGCAAGACTTCCTGCGGTATCGCCAATCAGCCATGTGAGAATAAAGACAAATAA
- the scfB gene encoding thioether cross-link-forming SCIFF peptide maturase, with amino-acid sequence MIHQYQLNGYSIVLDVYSGSVHVVDEVAYEMIRLYEKTEKEQIIAQMQQKYGAQVSEQDLRQCYEDLEALKAAGKLFSEDVYAEKALDLKKRSTVIKALCLHVAHTCNLNCQYCFASQGKYQGERALMSLEVGKQALDFLIAHSGTRGNLEVDFFGGEPLMNWQVVKQLVAYGRSREQVCHKKFRFTLTTNGMLLDDEVIDFCNREMYNVVLSLDGRKEVHDSLRKNYAGEGSYETIVPKFQRLVEKRGQQGYYIRGTFTHHNIDFSNDLLHMADLGFTQLSMEPVVCAPNDPFALTEADLPVLFEQYEILAKTMIRRKKEGKAITFYHYMLDLRNGPCIYKRISGCGAGTEYLAVTPWGELFPCHQFVGDPKFSLGNLRDGVTNLELQAEFKLCNVYAHPECSDCWARLYCSGGCAANACHATGSITGIYAYGCELFRKRIECAIMIKAAEANLE; translated from the coding sequence ATGATCCATCAGTATCAATTGAACGGCTATTCCATCGTGCTGGATGTTTACAGCGGATCGGTGCATGTCGTTGATGAAGTTGCTTATGAGATGATCCGTCTCTACGAGAAGACGGAAAAAGAACAAATCATCGCTCAGATGCAGCAAAAATACGGCGCCCAGGTCAGCGAGCAGGACCTGCGGCAGTGTTATGAAGATCTCGAAGCGCTGAAAGCGGCGGGGAAACTGTTCAGCGAAGATGTCTATGCCGAGAAAGCGCTCGATTTAAAGAAACGCAGCACGGTGATCAAGGCGCTTTGTCTGCATGTGGCTCATACTTGTAATCTGAATTGCCAATATTGTTTTGCCAGTCAGGGCAAGTATCAGGGCGAACGCGCCCTGATGAGCCTGGAAGTCGGTAAACAGGCTCTCGATTTTTTGATCGCTCATTCGGGAACGCGCGGCAATTTGGAAGTGGATTTCTTTGGCGGCGAACCGCTGATGAATTGGCAGGTTGTCAAACAGCTGGTGGCCTACGGACGCAGCCGGGAGCAGGTCTGTCATAAAAAATTCCGCTTCACTCTGACCACCAACGGCATGCTGCTCGACGACGAAGTGATTGATTTCTGCAATCGCGAAATGTACAATGTGGTTCTCAGTCTGGATGGCAGAAAAGAAGTACACGACTCTTTGCGTAAGAATTATGCCGGTGAGGGCAGCTACGAGACGATTGTACCGAAATTCCAACGTCTGGTAGAAAAACGCGGTCAGCAAGGTTATTATATCCGGGGGACCTTTACTCATCACAATATCGATTTCAGCAATGATTTGCTGCACATGGCGGACTTAGGCTTTACCCAGCTCAGCATGGAACCGGTCGTCTGTGCGCCAAACGATCCTTTTGCCCTGACCGAAGCAGATCTGCCGGTGCTTTTTGAACAATATGAAATCCTGGCCAAGACAATGATCCGGCGCAAAAAAGAAGGCAAGGCCATTACCTTCTACCATTATATGCTCGATCTGCGCAATGGTCCCTGTATTTACAAACGGATTTCCGGCTGCGGCGCCGGGACGGAATATCTGGCCGTCACACCCTGGGGAGAACTCTTTCCCTGCCATCAATTTGTGGGTGACCCCAAATTCAGTCTGGGCAATCTTCGGGACGGGGTTACCAATTTGGAATTACAGGCTGAATTTAAACTATGTAATGTCTATGCTCACCCGGAATGCAGCGACTGCTGGGCCAGACTCTATTGTTCCGGCGGCTGTGCCGCCAATGCCTGCCATGCTACGGGCAGTATCACCGGCATTTATGCCTACGGTTGTGAACTGTTCCGCAAGCGTATCGAATGCGCCATCATGATCAAAGCGGCGGAAGCGAACCTGGAATAA
- a CDS encoding amidohydrolase produces the protein MKPENLQRVIQLRHELHQHPEVSLQESWTKQHLIDFLRQNTKLEIVDRGFWFYAVYHAGPDRRNIAFRADFDALPMPEGIDLPYASRCPGTAHKCGHDGHAAALAGFALEIDQQGAEQNIFLLFQPAEEIGAGGEPCSALIREHKIEEIFAFHNMSGMPFGSVNVIDNTAHCASRGMTIHLQGVLSHASQPEAGRNPAAAIAEIILAIPGLIAPDQQRGLVLCTVIQVELGEKAFGISASLGDLRLTLRAERETELARLQQKLEELAAVLALRDGLAVSISYQDIFPETFNHKESVDKIRSAAKKNGLQLRELSQAQRGSEDFGYYTKLTKGAICYLGNGEDYPPLHTFAYDFRDELLEIAVTLFLGLAK, from the coding sequence ATGAAACCAGAAAATCTGCAGCGCGTGATACAATTACGGCACGAGCTGCACCAACATCCCGAAGTATCTTTACAAGAAAGCTGGACAAAGCAGCATTTGATCGATTTTTTGCGGCAAAATACAAAATTAGAGATCGTCGACAGAGGCTTCTGGTTTTATGCGGTTTATCACGCCGGACCGGACAGGAGAAATATCGCCTTTCGGGCTGATTTTGATGCCCTGCCGATGCCGGAAGGAATTGATTTACCCTATGCTTCCCGCTGTCCCGGCACAGCTCATAAGTGCGGCCATGATGGGCATGCGGCAGCGCTGGCCGGTTTTGCCTTGGAAATTGACCAACAGGGAGCCGAACAAAATATCTTCTTGCTTTTTCAGCCGGCCGAGGAAATCGGAGCCGGCGGCGAACCCTGTTCCGCCCTGATTCGCGAGCATAAAATCGAGGAGATTTTCGCTTTCCACAATATGAGCGGCATGCCTTTTGGTTCGGTAAATGTGATTGACAACACGGCGCACTGCGCTTCGCGAGGCATGACCATTCATCTGCAGGGGGTTCTCTCCCATGCCAGCCAGCCGGAAGCGGGCCGCAATCCGGCGGCCGCCATCGCAGAAATCATCCTGGCGATCCCCGGCCTGATCGCTCCGGATCAGCAGCGGGGCTTAGTCTTATGCACCGTCATTCAGGTTGAGCTTGGCGAAAAAGCCTTTGGCATCTCCGCGAGCCTCGGAGATTTGCGTCTGACCCTTCGGGCGGAACGGGAAACCGAACTGGCGCGTCTGCAGCAAAAGCTGGAGGAGCTTGCCGCCGTGCTGGCACTGCGGGACGGCTTAGCCGTTAGCATCTCCTACCAGGATATTTTTCCGGAAACCTTTAACCACAAAGAAAGCGTGGATAAGATTCGCAGCGCTGCCAAGAAAAACGGACTGCAACTCAGAGAATTAAGCCAAGCGCAGCGGGGTTCGGAAGATTTTGGTTACTATACGAAGCTGACCAAAGGAGCTATCTGCTATTTGGGCAATGGGGAAGATTATCCCCCGCTGCACACCTTTGCCTATGATTTCCGGGATGAACTGCTGGAAATTGCCGTTACGCTCTTCCTCGGCTTAGCGAAATAG
- a CDS encoding DUF2087 domain-containing protein, whose translation MTDLESLSMQEIVQGYFFDADQKAYFCTDCGSSFAIGEVYCLAERYFQAEQAVQMHQKTRHQNRLAEFLESDSKYLSLTENQRILLQQFGQGYTDHEVAKQLQVSPSTVRHQRFVFREKAKAAKIYLAVWQMVSNEMSKEKKGDGSQLLPVHKGATMVDERYEISEAEAKKIIHAAFASLEPLQLKVFPVKQKKKLVILRLIAQQFEKNKKYTEKEVNGILAGIYADFVSIRRYLIEYGFMDRVNDGSAYWLK comes from the coding sequence TTGACGGACCTGGAAAGCTTATCCATGCAGGAAATCGTGCAGGGCTATTTTTTTGACGCGGATCAAAAGGCTTATTTTTGCACAGACTGCGGCAGTTCTTTTGCCATAGGCGAGGTCTATTGCCTGGCGGAAAGGTATTTTCAAGCCGAACAGGCAGTGCAGATGCATCAGAAAACCAGGCATCAAAACAGGCTGGCGGAATTTTTAGAGTCAGACAGCAAATATTTGTCTCTGACCGAAAATCAAAGAATCTTGCTGCAGCAATTCGGCCAGGGCTATACGGACCATGAGGTGGCAAAGCAGCTGCAGGTGTCTCCCTCCACCGTACGGCATCAGCGCTTTGTCTTTCGCGAAAAAGCCAAGGCTGCCAAAATCTATCTGGCAGTCTGGCAAATGGTCTCAAATGAAATGAGCAAAGAAAAAAAGGGGGACGGCAGTCAGTTGCTGCCTGTTCATAAAGGAGCAACCATGGTTGACGAACGCTACGAGATCAGCGAAGCGGAAGCGAAAAAAATCATTCATGCCGCTTTCGCCAGTTTAGAGCCGCTGCAATTAAAAGTATTTCCGGTCAAGCAGAAAAAGAAACTGGTCATTCTGCGCCTGATTGCGCAACAGTTTGAAAAAAATAAGAAATATACCGAAAAAGAAGTGAACGGCATCCTGGCCGGCATTTATGCTGATTTTGTCAGCATCCGGCGCTATTTAATCGAATATGGTTTTATGGATCGGGTCAATGACGGCAGTGCTTATTGGCTGAAATAA